The Verrucomicrobiota bacterium genome segment CCTGGAAATCTTCGAAACCCTCGGGGTTGAAACCCGGACCGCCGCCAGCTTGCGGGCGTTGGAAGTGCTCAGTTCCCCGGCGGCTCACGGTTAGGGTGTTTCGTCCCGGTAGCCTTGCATCAACTCGAGGATGTTTCCCTCGCGATCCCGGAAAAACACGATTCGGAACCCGGGAACCACATGATCCTGATTGATGATCGCGTCAGGTTCGATGCCATCCGCCCGCAGCGCCGCAATCGCCGAGTCGAGGTCCGGGACGTCGAACGCCAGGTGCCTGAAACCGATGGCCTGTTCGCCGCCGTTAACTCCCCCGGTCTTCGCCGGATCGGTCGGAAACATTTCCAGCCGAACCGAACCGAGCTTTAACATAATGAATTCATCCGGCTGACCGGCCTTGAAGGTTCGCGACCGCTCAAAGCCGAAATGCTTGCAGAAAAACGCCTCCTGCGCCGCCAGGTTACGGCAATTCAGGGCGATGTGATTGATAACGGAGGGGTTCATAAGGGCTAATCGTCGGTGCGGTTCGCGGCGGTCTGGCGGGCGCAGCAGAAAAATTTCGGGGTTCGGAGTTCGGAGTTCGGAGGCGTCATATCAGCGGGTCCGATCGTCCGGCGGAGCACGGTGGGAAGACCGAATCATCCGCAGAACACGCAGAACACGCAGAAAAGGAATCCCAGCTGCGGGACTTGACACCGACAGGCGGCGCCCATGCTGCCGCTCCGAACTCCGAACTCCTCCTCTTTCCGCCGTGTTCGCCGTGGCTAGCCGTGTTCGCCGTGTGAACTCTTACGCTGTGGCCGCCGTGTGACCGAACCCCGAATTGCTGCTTGGTTCCTTCCCTGAAAAGGGCTAAGTAGCACGATCAGCAATGACAGGCCCGTTCCCCCCCGTGCATGTCCGGAGCCGCGGCGCCAACCAGGCAATGCGCCGGACGCACTTCCAAAAATGAACGCCCCCATGAATCCCGAGGTCGCATCCCCCGACCGGAAAGTTCGTCCGTCGACCTGGTCGCGCATCCTGGCCATCAGGGAGGTCGGCAGCCTGGCGGCATTAATCGCCATGCTACTGGTGCTTACCGTCGCCATTCCGCAGTTCGGGCAATGGGGAAACCTCGTTAACATCACCCGCAACTTTTCGTTCGTAGGGATCGTTGCCCTGGGCATGACCCTGGTTATCCTGACCGGGGGCATTGATCTCTCCGTGGGCTCCGTCTGGGGAATGACGGCGGTGCTCACGGCTTCGCTGATGTCCCAGGGCTGGTTGATTGCCCCGGCCATTCCGGTCGGCCTGTTGGCGGCGGCTGCGGTCGGGTTGTTCAACGGCCTTTGCGTCACCCGGTTGAACATGTCCCCGTTTGTGCCGACGCTGGCCTCGCTTTCCATCGCGCGCAGCCTCGCCCTGATCATCACCCACGGCCGGCCGATCTCAAATTTCGGGCCTCAGAAGCAGGCATTCTACTGGATCGGCGGAGGCGACATCGGGGGTGTGCCCAACCCGTTTATCCTGTTCGTGTTGCTGGCGATTATCTTCTGGATCGTCCTGTCACGAACCGTGTGGGGCCGCCGCGTTTACGCCGTCGGCGGGAATGAAAAGGCAGCCCGGCTTACCGGGTTGAACGTGCGCCGGCTCAAAGTCAGCGTTTACATCATCTCGGCCCTTTGCGCCGGGATTGCCGGCATCGTGCAGGCCAGCTACCTATCGAGCGTCACGGCAAGCCTTGCGACCGGCCAGGAACTCAGCGTTATCGCCGCCACCGTCATCGGCGGCGTTAACCTTTCGGGCGGTGAAGGCACGATCTTCGGCGTGCTCATCGGTACCGTGATGCTGGAAGTCCTGCGAAACGGGTTGCTCCTCTTCGGGATCGATCCCTACTGGCAGGGCGTGTTCGTCGGGGCAATCATCGTGATCGCGGTCTCGCTCGACCGGTTCCGCAAATCCGTCGGCAGAGATTAGCCGGCCAGGACGACGCAGCCGAATTGTTTTTTCCTATCTACCTGTTAACTCACCCGTTCAATCTAATAACTAACCCCTGGAACAACAAACATCCAAATGAAATGCACTAAACTCCCCCTGGGCTGCCTCCTGCTGGTCAGCGCGGCCGCAATCATGACCGTAGCAAACGCGGCAGACAAACCGAAAACGTTCGCTCTGGTTCCCAAATCCATCAGCGTGCCGTTCTATGCTGACGTCGAAAAAGGGTGCAAGGAAGAAGCCAAAAAGCTCGGCATCCAGGTATTGTACACCGGGCCGAACACCGCTGATGAAGCCGAGCAGGTCGAAATATTGAGAGACGTGGTTGCTCGCGGGGTGAACGGGTTGGCGATCGCTCCGATGAACGCCGATTCCGTCATCGGCGTAATCGCGGAGGCCCGCAAGAAGAACATTCCCGTCATTACGTTCGATTCCGACTCTCCTAACTCCCAGCGGATCTGCTACGTGGGGACGGACAACCTGCAGGCCGGCCGGGAAGCCGGGAAAGCCTTCAAGAAACTTCTTCCCAAAGGTAAATACGCCATTCTCACCGGTGGCTTGGCGGCGGCGAACCTGAATGAACGCATCAAAGGGTTCAAGGAAGTCGTCAACGGAAGCGACTACACGGAAATTTCCGGTTCACCTTTCCCCTGCGAAGATGACGCCGTGCGCGGGGTTCAGATCGTGCAGGATGTCCTGACCCGGTACCCGAACCTGGACGGCTTTTTCTTTTCCGGCGGCTGGCCGTTGTTCGGCGCGCCGGAAGCCTACGTCAAGGCGATCGGAAAACGCGCCGCCGACATCAAGACGAACAAATTTG includes the following:
- a CDS encoding VOC family protein; translation: MNPSVINHIALNCRNLAAQEAFFCKHFGFERSRTFKAGQPDEFIMLKLGSVRLEMFPTDPAKTGGVNGGEQAIGFRHLAFDVPDLDSAIAALRADGIEPDAIINQDHVVPGFRIVFFRDREGNILELMQGYRDETP
- a CDS encoding ABC transporter permease, giving the protein MNPEVASPDRKVRPSTWSRILAIREVGSLAALIAMLLVLTVAIPQFGQWGNLVNITRNFSFVGIVALGMTLVILTGGIDLSVGSVWGMTAVLTASLMSQGWLIAPAIPVGLLAAAAVGLFNGLCVTRLNMSPFVPTLASLSIARSLALIITHGRPISNFGPQKQAFYWIGGGDIGGVPNPFILFVLLAIIFWIVLSRTVWGRRVYAVGGNEKAARLTGLNVRRLKVSVYIISALCAGIAGIVQASYLSSVTASLATGQELSVIAATVIGGVNLSGGEGTIFGVLIGTVMLEVLRNGLLLFGIDPYWQGVFVGAIIVIAVSLDRFRKSVGRD
- a CDS encoding sugar-binding protein — protein: MKCTKLPLGCLLLVSAAAIMTVANAADKPKTFALVPKSISVPFYADVEKGCKEEAKKLGIQVLYTGPNTADEAEQVEILRDVVARGVNGLAIAPMNADSVIGVIAEARKKNIPVITFDSDSPNSQRICYVGTDNLQAGREAGKAFKKLLPKGKYAILTGGLAAANLNERIKGFKEVVNGSDYTEISGSPFPCEDDAVRGVQIVQDVLTRYPNLDGFFFSGGWPLFGAPEAYVKAIGKRAADIKTNKFVVVSFDTLPEELKLLKDGNCSALIGQRPYAMGVKSMDVLNDIANGKTGENVNTGVDVVDAGNVDQFLK